The following proteins are co-located in the Apium graveolens cultivar Ventura chromosome 5, ASM990537v1, whole genome shotgun sequence genome:
- the LOC141724416 gene encoding UDP-glycosyltransferase 76B1-like, which translates to MELAQRKRILLFPLPLQGHINPMLQLANILHLKGFSITVIHTTFNSLDPSRFPHFTFHSISDGLSAAEASTKDVIALLSLLDVKCVAPFQECLARLLSDDGEEPVACLISDAILHFTSAVAKCFELPRMVLRTGGVSSFLAFAAFPVLQQKGYLLDQDSRLQELVPELPPLRVKDLPLIKTNNPETLYQLVEDMVKEAKSSSGLIWNSFEELEKPALTTLVHDFPIPIFHVGPFHKYFPACSSSLMPHDQTCISWLDKQESNSVIYVSFGSIAAMSDKEYLEIALGLANSQHPFLWVIRPGMIHGSDWIESLPNDYLEMLDGRGHIVKWAPQQEVLAHRAVGAFWTHNGWNSTLESICEGIPMVCMPCFTDQMVNARYVTHVWRVGVQLENGLKRAQIQRVIKRVMVEKEGKEMKERAAHLKEMVSKCLQQGGSSYKSLESLVSYIISC; encoded by the exons ATGGAACTAGCACAAAGGAAACGGATACTATTGTTTCCATTGCCTTTACAAGGCCACATTAATCCCATGCTACAACTGGCTAACATACTTCACTTGAAAGGCTTCAGCATCACAGTCATTCACACTACCTTTAACTCTCTTGATCCCTCTCGTTTTCCTCACTTCACTTTTCATTCTATTTCGGATGGTTTGTCCGCAGCTGAAGCTTCGACGAAAGATGTCATTGCTCTTCTGTCACTCCTTGATGTTAAATGTGTTGCACCATTTCAAGAATGTTTAGCTCGGCTTTTATCTGATGACGGTGAAGAGCCTGTTGCTTGCTTGATATCAGATGCTATCCTACACTTCACCTCTGCAGTTGCGAAATGTTTTGAGCTTCCAAGAATGGTGTTAAGGACTGGTGGAGTCTCTTCTTTCTTGGCTTTTGCTGCTTTCCCAGTTCTGCAGCAAAAGGGTTATCTACTCGATCAAG ATTCGCGACTCCAAGAACTTGTTCCAGAACTGCCACCACTACGAGTTAAAGATCTTCCTTTGATTAAAACAAACAATCCTGAGACACTCTATCAACTAGTCGAAGACATGGTAAAAGAAGCGAAGTCTTCATCAGGGCTCATCTggaactcttttgaagaacttGAAAAGCCTGCATTGACCACACTAGTGCACGACTTCCCTATTCCAATCTTCCATGTTGGTCCATTTCATAAATACTTCCCAGCTTGTTCAAGTAGTTTGATGCCGCATGATCAAACCTGCATTTCTTGGTTAGACAAGCAAGAATCCAACTCTGTTATCTACGTCAGCTTTGGAAGCATCGCAGCTATGAGTGATAAAGAATATCTAGAAATAGCTCTGGGTCTAGCTAATAGCCAGCACCCTTTTCTGTGGGTGATTAGGCCTGGAATGATTCACGGATCTGATTGGATTGAATCGTTGCCAAATGATTACCTAGAGATGTTGGATGGTCGAGGTCATATTGTAAAATGGGCTCCTCAACAGGAAGTACTAGCTCATCGTGCTGTTGGAGCATTCTGGACGCATAATGGATGGAACTCAACATTAGAGAGTATCTGTGAAGGGATACCTATGGTTTGTATGCCTTGTTTTACTGATCAAATGGTAAATGCTAGGTATGTAACACATGTTTGGAGGGTTGGGGTGCAATTGGAAAATGGACTAAAAAGAGCACAAATTCAAAGGGTCATCAAAAGAGTGATGGTGGAGAAAGAAGGGAAAGAGATGAAAGAGAGAGCTGCACATCTGAAAGAAATGGTCAGCAAGTGTTTGCAGCAAGGTGGATCATCATATAAGTCTCTCGAGAGCTTGGTATCTTACATTATATCATGTTGA